The following is a genomic window from Leptospiraceae bacterium.
CAAAATAGATTTATTATTAGACTTTTATTTATAACAAGTCTCTTACTTTTTTACGTCTCCGCCATATTTGCCAATGATATGGAGAACGAAAAGAAATCTTCTAAACAAATACTTAGACTTACATGGGAAAATGATGTCTTCTTGTTAACAGATCGTGAATATACAAATGGAATTCGAATGGAATATGGTGTATATAAAAAATGGTATACTCCTTCTAGCTTTGCTCTAAATGGATTAACATCAATTATCCCCTATCTAGCCAATCCAAGTTATCACTACTCAGGAATTTCTGGACTCCAAACTTACAGACTCCAACGAATCTAAGCCGCTCTGATATTGTTTATGGAGAAAGACCCTATAGTAGTTTGGGGCTAGCAGCAAGCAGTTCCACTGTTTGGTGGAGCAAAAGTTCTTTAGATTGGAATTTGATTTAGGCAAGATTGGTTCTGATGTGCAAGGCAAAAGCATTCAAACAATCATTCATAAACTTATACAGGCACCGATTCCGCAAGGCTGGAATAGTCAGATTCCAAATCGAAATGGTTTTCAGATTAATATGGATCATAAGTATTTTTGGAAGAAAGAAATTGGGTGGCAAACAGGTGTTAAACTCGGAACCTTTGATACATCACAATCGG
Proteins encoded in this region:
- a CDS encoding DUF2219 family protein, which translates into the protein MEFDLGKIGSDVQGKSIQTIIHKLIQAPIPQGWNSQIPNRNGFQINMDHKYFWKKEIGWQTGVKLGTFDTSQSVLCFDGEKFLVLSLMELY